Proteins encoded in a region of the Streptomyces violaceoruber genome:
- a CDS encoding HAMP domain-containing sensor histidine kinase: protein MSRTAGRGPRRLIRWWRRRSLRARLTVIAATAIAVSVFVAFQVASELLAWQLRDTVEEQLRADARVLAANAERAGPARVELPPYPGSGRLVRVILPDGSIRTPAGQPVLPPVSENAGRVARGTSADLLESNGGDEEGYAIYTLRAGDGAVQVARAVDDGPVNQFGFGMLLIGLLCVAGGALVGRTVARTGLAPIDRLTSAAVRVAHTRELDADIPDEGGGEIRRLIQSINDMLAALRDSRQAQRLLAEDAAHELKTPLTSLRLNVELLIRLDRRGTLDSALPAESRTRLLNDLGAQVAELSTLVAELTDLARGDVSDESTEVLDFADVVAAAATRAESRMPDIEVALDVTSVWVNGRPAALERAVLNLIDNAGKWSPADQPVQVRLRTEGESVVLEVDDGGPGIDAADIPRLFDRFYRADSARGLPGSGLGLSIVQRVVDAHAGRATVARSARGGALLRVVLPAAASPTPIARPTTGEDTATS, encoded by the coding sequence GTGAGCAGAACCGCCGGCCGGGGGCCGCGCCGGCTGATTCGATGGTGGCGTCGGCGGTCCCTGCGGGCGAGGCTGACGGTGATCGCGGCGACGGCCATCGCGGTCAGTGTGTTCGTGGCCTTCCAGGTGGCCAGCGAGCTGTTGGCCTGGCAGCTGCGGGACACAGTCGAGGAACAGCTGCGCGCCGATGCCCGCGTCCTGGCGGCGAACGCGGAGCGCGCCGGTCCGGCGCGGGTTGAGTTGCCGCCGTATCCCGGATCCGGCCGGCTGGTGCGGGTCATCCTGCCCGACGGCTCGATCCGGACGCCGGCCGGCCAACCCGTGCTGCCTCCGGTCAGCGAGAACGCCGGGCGCGTGGCGCGGGGCACGTCGGCCGACCTGTTGGAGTCGAACGGCGGCGACGAAGAAGGCTACGCCATCTACACACTGCGGGCGGGCGACGGCGCGGTCCAGGTGGCCCGCGCCGTGGACGACGGTCCGGTCAACCAGTTCGGGTTCGGCATGCTGCTGATCGGTCTGCTCTGCGTGGCCGGCGGCGCACTTGTCGGGCGGACTGTGGCGCGGACCGGGCTGGCACCGATCGACCGGCTGACCTCCGCCGCGGTACGTGTCGCGCACACCCGCGAGCTCGACGCCGACATCCCGGACGAGGGCGGTGGGGAGATCCGGCGGCTGATCCAGTCGATCAACGACATGCTCGCCGCGCTCCGAGACTCCCGGCAGGCCCAGCGGCTGCTCGCCGAGGACGCCGCCCACGAGCTCAAGACCCCGCTCACCAGCCTGCGCCTCAACGTCGAGCTGCTGATCCGGCTCGATCGGCGCGGCACCCTGGACAGCGCACTGCCGGCGGAGAGCCGCACCCGGCTGCTCAACGATCTCGGCGCCCAGGTGGCCGAGTTGAGCACCCTGGTCGCCGAGCTGACCGACCTGGCGCGCGGTGACGTCAGCGACGAGAGCACCGAGGTGCTCGACTTCGCCGATGTGGTGGCGGCCGCCGCGACCCGGGCGGAATCCCGCATGCCCGACATCGAGGTCGCGCTCGACGTCACCTCCGTGTGGGTGAACGGGCGCCCCGCTGCGCTCGAGCGAGCGGTGCTCAACCTCATCGACAACGCCGGCAAGTGGTCCCCCGCCGACCAGCCGGTCCAGGTCCGGCTTCGTACAGAGGGGGAGTCGGTGGTGCTCGAGGTCGACGACGGCGGGCCGGGTATCGACGCCGCCGACATACCGCGGCTGTTCGACCGGTTCTACCGTGCCGACAGCGCCCGGGGATTGCCAGGATCCGGTCTGGGGCTGTCGATCGTGCAGCGGGTCGTCGACGCCCACGCCGGCAGGGCCACCGTCGCCCGCTCCGCACGCGGTGGCGCGCTGCTTCGGGTCGTCCTGCCGGCCGCGGCCTCGCCCACCCCTATCGCGCGGCCCACCACAGGGGAGGACACCGCGACGTCCTGA
- a CDS encoding response regulator transcription factor produces MRIMIADDDAAIRASLERVLQVEGYDTSTVANGFAVLDEVGGADGDTLDLLLLDVMMPRLGGLETCRRLRAAGRDLPVLMLTARDQVSDRVTGLDAGADDYLPKPFATEELLARVRALLRRRTPADEESHILSFSDVRLDSDRFEAWRGRRPLHLTRTEFSLLEVLLCNATRVLTRDALFEAIWGFGVSSTANNLQVYVSYLRRKMEAEGEPRLIYTVRGLGYTLRETPP; encoded by the coding sequence GTGCGAATCATGATCGCGGACGACGACGCGGCCATCCGTGCGTCACTGGAGCGGGTGCTCCAGGTCGAGGGTTACGACACCAGCACCGTCGCCAACGGTTTCGCCGTGCTCGACGAGGTCGGTGGGGCCGACGGTGACACTCTGGATCTGCTGCTTCTCGACGTGATGATGCCCCGCCTCGGCGGGTTGGAGACCTGCCGGCGATTGCGGGCCGCGGGCCGGGATCTGCCGGTGCTGATGCTGACCGCCCGTGACCAGGTCTCCGACCGGGTCACGGGGCTGGACGCAGGTGCCGACGACTACCTGCCCAAGCCGTTCGCCACCGAGGAGTTGCTGGCCCGGGTGCGGGCCCTGCTGCGCCGGCGCACGCCGGCCGACGAGGAGTCGCACATCCTGTCGTTCTCCGACGTCCGGCTCGACTCCGACAGGTTCGAGGCGTGGCGGGGCAGGCGGCCACTGCACCTGACCCGGACCGAGTTCTCCCTCCTGGAGGTCCTCTTGTGCAACGCGACCCGGGTCTTGACCCGCGACGCGCTGTTCGAGGCGATCTGGGGCTTCGGTGTGAGCTCCACCGCCAACAATCTTCAGGTTTACGTGAGCTATCTGCGCCGCAAGATGGAGGCGGAGGGTGAACCGCGATTGATCTACACCGTGCGTGGCCTGGGATACACGTTGCGGGAGACCCCTCCGTGA
- the dhaK gene encoding dihydroxyacetone kinase subunit DhaK — MRMLINVPETVVADALRGMAAAHPELTVDVENRVIVRRDAPVSGEVALVSGGGSGHEPLHGGFVGPGMLTAACPGEVFTSPVPDQMVRAAAAVNSGAGVLFVVKNYTGDVLNFDMAAELAEDEGIQVAKVLVNDDVAVTDSLYTAGRRGTGATLFVEKIAGAAAREGRPLEQVEAIARRVNESSRSFGVALSAVTTPAKGSPTFDLPSGELELGIGIHGEPGRERRPMMTSGEIAEAAVDAVLTDLGPRNPVLVLVNGMGATPLLELYGFNAEVQRVLGERGVAVARTLVGNYVTSLDMAGASVTLCEIDEELLGLWDAPVSTPGLRWGM; from the coding sequence TTGAGGATGCTCATCAACGTCCCCGAGACCGTCGTCGCGGATGCGCTGCGCGGTATGGCCGCCGCCCATCCCGAGTTGACCGTGGACGTCGAGAACCGGGTGATCGTGCGGCGGGACGCCCCCGTGTCCGGGGAGGTGGCCCTGGTGTCGGGGGGCGGCTCCGGGCACGAGCCGCTGCACGGCGGGTTCGTGGGCCCCGGGATGCTGACGGCCGCCTGTCCGGGCGAGGTGTTCACCTCGCCGGTGCCGGACCAGATGGTGCGGGCCGCGGCGGCCGTGAACAGCGGGGCCGGGGTGCTCTTCGTCGTCAAGAACTACACCGGTGACGTGCTCAACTTCGACATGGCCGCCGAGCTGGCCGAGGACGAGGGCATCCAGGTCGCGAAGGTGCTGGTCAACGACGATGTGGCGGTGACGGACAGCCTCTACACGGCCGGGCGGCGCGGCACGGGGGCGACCCTGTTCGTCGAGAAGATCGCCGGGGCGGCGGCGCGGGAGGGGCGGCCCCTGGAGCAGGTGGAGGCGATCGCCCGCCGGGTCAACGAGAGCTCGCGCAGTTTCGGGGTGGCGCTGAGCGCCGTCACGACGCCGGCCAAGGGCAGCCCCACCTTCGACCTCCCGTCCGGGGAGCTGGAGCTGGGCATCGGCATCCACGGGGAGCCCGGCCGGGAGCGGCGGCCGATGATGACCTCCGGCGAGATCGCCGAGGCCGCCGTGGACGCGGTGCTGACCGACCTCGGCCCGCGCAACCCCGTCCTGGTCCTGGTCAACGGCATGGGCGCGACGCCGCTCCTCGAGCTGTACGGCTTCAACGCCGAGGTGCAGCGGGTGCTCGGCGAGCGCGGCGTGGCCGTCGCCCGCACCCTCGTCGGCAACTACGTCACCTCCCTCGACATGGCCGGCGCCTCGGTCACCCTGTGCGAGATCGACGAGGAGCTGCTCGGGCTGTGGGACGCGCCGGTCAGTACCCCGGGTCTGCGGTGGGGCATGTGA
- the dhaL gene encoding dihydroxyacetone kinase subunit DhaL, with the protein MLDADFFRRWMTAATVLVDREADRLTALDSPIGDADHGSNLQRGFTAVAATLEKEAPDTPGAVLILAGRQLISTVGGASGPLYGTLLRRTGKALGDSPEVSADQLAEALRAGVDAVRTLGGAAPGDKTMVDALVPAVEALGDSFAAARTAAVEGAEATTPLQARKGRASYLGERSIGHQDPGATSSALLFVALEETAGE; encoded by the coding sequence GTGCTCGACGCCGATTTCTTCCGCCGTTGGATGACGGCGGCCACCGTGCTGGTCGACCGCGAGGCGGACCGCCTCACCGCCCTCGACTCGCCCATCGGCGATGCCGACCACGGCAGCAATCTCCAGCGCGGCTTCACGGCGGTGGCCGCCACGCTGGAGAAGGAGGCGCCCGACACTCCCGGCGCCGTCCTGATCCTCGCCGGGCGGCAGCTCATCTCCACGGTCGGCGGTGCCTCGGGGCCGCTGTACGGGACGCTGCTGCGCCGTACCGGCAAGGCGCTCGGGGACTCCCCCGAGGTGAGCGCGGATCAGCTGGCCGAGGCCCTGCGGGCGGGCGTGGACGCGGTCCGCACGCTCGGCGGTGCGGCCCCGGGCGACAAGACGATGGTCGACGCCCTGGTGCCCGCCGTGGAGGCCCTGGGCGACTCGTTCGCGGCGGCCCGCACGGCGGCCGTCGAGGGGGCCGAGGCGACCACGCCGTTGCAGGCCCGCAAGGGCAGGGCGAGCTATCTGGGCGAGCGCAGCATCGGGCACCAGGACCCGGGGGCGACCTCGTCCGCGCTGCTCTTCGTGGCGCTGGAGGAGACGGCCGGTGAGTGA